The following proteins are co-located in the Halarcobacter sp. genome:
- the trpD gene encoding anthranilate phosphoribosyltransferase, with translation MFNMAKLKFDDIFENKLPEEEVREYLIELYERGETAAEIAAAASAMRDHMIPLPIHYDLKSKAIDVVGTGGDKSYSFNISSTVSILLAAAGCFVAKHGNRSITSKSGSADMLEALGINLNLSIENSVKMLEETGFCFMFAQNHHPAMKYIMPIRKSIPHRTIFNILGPLSNPASVSKQLIGVFDKSYINKIATALDMLEAKKSMVVSSNDGMDEISISDISYATLLDNGKIEDFVIDPQEYGLKLAPKDEIVGGDGKENAKITYDILTGVTKGAKLDIVLLNTAAALVVDNKARDIKEGIEIAKDTINNNKAKEKLEELIKISSQLV, from the coding sequence ATGTTTAATATGGCTAAATTAAAATTTGATGATATATTTGAAAACAAATTACCAGAAGAGGAAGTTAGAGAATATTTAATTGAATTATATGAAAGAGGAGAAACAGCAGCAGAAATAGCTGCAGCAGCAAGTGCAATGCGAGATCATATGATTCCTCTTCCAATACATTATGATTTAAAATCTAAAGCTATTGATGTAGTAGGAACGGGTGGAGATAAAAGTTATAGTTTTAATATTTCAAGTACAGTATCAATACTATTAGCTGCAGCTGGTTGTTTTGTGGCAAAGCATGGAAATAGAAGTATAACAAGTAAATCTGGAAGTGCTGATATGCTAGAAGCATTAGGTATTAATTTAAATCTTTCAATTGAAAATTCTGTAAAAATGTTAGAAGAGACTGGTTTTTGTTTTATGTTTGCACAAAATCACCATCCAGCAATGAAATACATTATGCCAATTAGAAAATCAATTCCACATAGAACTATTTTTAATATCTTAGGTCCTTTATCAAATCCTGCTTCAGTTTCAAAACAATTAATTGGTGTATTTGATAAATCATATATTAATAAAATTGCAACAGCTTTAGATATGTTAGAAGCTAAAAAATCAATGGTTGTATCATCAAATGATGGCATGGACGAAATATCAATATCAGATATATCTTATGCAACATTGTTAGATAATGGAAAAATAGAAGATTTTGTTATTGACCCACAAGAGTATGGACTAAAATTAGCTCCTAAAGATGAGATTGTTGGTGGTGATGGTAAAGAAAATGCAAAAATTACATATGATATTTTAACTGGAGTAACAAAGGGTGCAAAACTAGATATTGTACTTTTAAATACAGCTGCAGCTTTAGTTGTTGATAATAAAGCAAGAGACATAAAAGAGGGAATTGAAATTGCCAAAGATACAATTAATAATAATAAAGCGAAAGAAAAGCTTGAAGAATTAATAAAAATATCATCACAGTTGGTTTAG
- the tsaE gene encoding tRNA (adenosine(37)-N6)-threonylcarbamoyltransferase complex ATPase subunit type 1 TsaE, producing MTFLLELNEIDKIVKKLKEKLEVLDFNCVVILRGDLASGKTTFVKNFVKSLDVDELVTSPTFSLQSIYSENIFHYDVYNKTLEEFISLGLLEEFEKEGVHFVEWGDEKLEEILNSYGFNIIVLNIEKRDNKRLYTINE from the coding sequence TTGACTTTTTTACTAGAATTAAATGAGATTGATAAAATTGTAAAAAAATTAAAAGAGAAATTAGAAGTTTTAGATTTTAATTGTGTGGTAATTCTGCGAGGAGATTTAGCTAGTGGTAAAACTACATTTGTTAAAAATTTTGTTAAGTCTCTTGATGTAGATGAACTTGTTACGTCACCAACATTTTCTTTACAATCTATATATAGTGAAAATATATTTCATTATGATGTTTATAATAAAACTTTAGAAGAATTTATATCTTTAGGATTACTTGAAGAATTTGAAAAAGAGGGCGTGCACTTTGTAGAGTGGGGTGATGAGAAGTTAGAAGAGATATTAAACTCATATGGATTTAATATCATTGTCCTAAATATTGAAAAAAGAGATAATAAAAGGTTATATACAATAAATGAGTAA
- the lptB gene encoding LPS export ABC transporter ATP-binding protein, with product MSKLRVEDIKKSIKKTQILHGISLEVNSGEIVGLLGPNGAGKTTTFYTVCGLIIPSAGKIYFDEENITSLPLHKRALKGIGYLPQESSIFKDLSVEDNLMLAAQIVTKDKKEQHKRVEELLEVFNIEPIRQRKGVSLSGGERRRTEIARALVSKPKFLLLDEPFAGVDPIAVKDIQEIIHELTKIGIGVLITDHNVRETLEICDRAYVMKNGALLASGNADEIKSDGSVREHYLGESFNF from the coding sequence ATGAGTAAATTAAGAGTAGAAGATATAAAAAAAAGTATTAAAAAAACACAAATTTTGCATGGAATATCTTTAGAGGTTAATTCAGGAGAAATTGTTGGACTTTTAGGACCAAATGGTGCAGGTAAAACAACTACATTTTATACGGTTTGTGGGCTAATAATTCCAAGCGCTGGTAAAATATATTTTGATGAAGAGAATATCACATCTTTGCCATTACATAAAAGAGCTTTAAAAGGGATAGGATATTTACCCCAAGAGTCTTCTATTTTTAAAGATTTATCTGTAGAAGACAATCTAATGTTAGCAGCACAAATAGTTACAAAAGATAAAAAAGAACAACATAAAAGAGTGGAAGAGTTACTTGAAGTATTTAATATTGAACCAATTAGACAAAGAAAAGGTGTGTCTTTGTCAGGAGGGGAGAGAAGAAGAACTGAAATAGCAAGAGCTTTGGTATCTAAACCTAAATTTTTACTTCTTGATGAACCCTTTGCTGGAGTTGATCCAATTGCAGTTAAAGATATTCAAGAGATTATTCATGAATTAACCAAAATTGGGATAGGGGTACTAATTACAGATCATAATGTAAGAGAAACCCTTGAAATATGTGATAGAGCTTATGTTATGAAAAATGGAGCTTTACTTGCGTCTGGTAATGCAGATGAAATTAAAAGTGATGGAAGTGTAAGGGAACACTATTTAGGAGAAAGTTTTAATTTTTAA
- a CDS encoding GGDEF domain-containing protein, producing MEEVTKQTKLLLDAQDNIVFLTNFSKIVEVNKKFLEFFNVSSYEDFLSTKKSIVSQFKEDKRFFNKAIVDTDSHWILEIQKLTEADRVVKMENKDGEDRIFTVTIDDYENKKEHFVISLTDITSLKEKSNLLEYQASHDQLTGLFNRQKFNDIFLKEIKRDKRYDNALSIIVFDIDNFVDLNNEFTKETCDNVLKDIAQIIINSVREHDIVVRWATEKFLILLPQTKVPGANKVAQKILESIQEHKFSNISKEITTSFGISKLQEEDNDISILKRVEEALAKAKNEGINRIVCN from the coding sequence GTGGAAGAAGTAACAAAACAAACTAAACTTCTTCTTGATGCTCAAGATAATATTGTCTTTTTAACAAATTTTTCAAAGATAGTTGAAGTTAATAAAAAGTTTTTAGAGTTTTTTAATGTTTCCTCTTATGAAGATTTTTTAAGTACAAAAAAATCAATTGTTAGTCAGTTTAAAGAGGATAAGAGGTTTTTTAATAAAGCTATAGTTGATACAGATAGTCATTGGATTTTAGAGATTCAAAAACTAACTGAAGCTGATAGGGTTGTTAAAATGGAAAATAAAGATGGTGAAGATAGAATTTTTACAGTTACTATTGATGATTATGAAAATAAAAAAGAGCATTTTGTTATATCATTAACTGATATCACATCATTAAAAGAAAAATCAAACCTTTTGGAATATCAAGCTAGCCATGATCAATTAACTGGTTTATTTAATAGACAAAAATTTAATGATATATTTTTAAAAGAGATAAAAAGAGATAAAAGATATGATAATGCTTTATCTATTATAGTTTTTGATATAGACAACTTTGTAGATCTAAATAATGAATTTACAAAAGAAACATGTGATAATGTATTAAAAGATATTGCACAAATTATAATTAATAGTGTTAGAGAACATGATATTGTCGTAAGATGGGCAACAGAAAAATTTTTAATATTACTTCCACAAACAAAAGTTCCTGGGGCAAATAAAGTTGCTCAAAAAATTTTAGAGAGTATTCAAGAACATAAGTTTTCAAATATATCAAAAGAGATTACTACAAGTTTTGGTATATCAAAACTACAAGAAGAAGATAATGATATATCTATTTTAAAAAGAGTTGAAGAAGCTTTAGCAAAAGCTAAAAATGAAGGGATAAATAGGATAGTTTGTAATTAA
- a CDS encoding response regulator: MNKEILKDINVLYVEDEDEVREFTSKTISSIVNQVVVAKDGKEGLEKYYENSQLNLILTDINMPRMGGLEMCNIIREKDKEIPIVITSAHSDPNFLKEAIDVKVSSYAMKPIDLYHLIDSMIKAVEPIFLRKRLEKITKNLEDKGGRSNKTN, from the coding sequence ATGAATAAAGAGATTTTAAAAGACATTAATGTTTTATATGTAGAAGATGAAGATGAAGTTCGTGAATTTACAAGTAAAACAATTAGTAGTATAGTAAATCAGGTTGTTGTTGCTAAAGACGGTAAAGAAGGACTTGAAAAATATTATGAAAATAGTCAATTAAATCTTATTTTAACAGATATAAATATGCCAAGAATGGGTGGACTTGAGATGTGTAATATTATTAGGGAAAAAGATAAAGAGATCCCTATTGTTATAACAAGCGCACATAGTGACCCAAATTTTTTAAAAGAAGCAATTGATGTAAAAGTTAGTTCTTATGCTATGAAACCAATTGATTTATATCATTTAATTGATAGTATGATAAAAGCAGTTGAACCAATATTTTTAAGAAAAAGATTAGAAAAAATCACAAAAAACCTTGAAGATAAAGGTGGAAGAAGTAACAAAACAAACTAA
- the kdsB gene encoding 3-deoxy-manno-octulosonate cytidylyltransferase, producing MIIIPARLNSSRFENKILVDILGLPMVIKTAKQVSDLDEVVIATDSQEVIKLAQEHGFKAVLTSSEHQSGTDRINEAANILNLAEDDIIINVQADEPFIETSVIEKVINRVKRVKENKEDIMIVSCYKSISSELADDPNHVKVILDEHLNAIYFSRAKIPYHRDHYENSSYNGHLGIYGFTKKSLNNFCKLSTSKLEKIEKLEQLRALDNGKNIAMVKVESKSFGIDTEQDLRNALKIFVN from the coding sequence ATGATTATTATACCTGCACGACTTAATTCTAGCAGATTTGAAAATAAAATATTAGTAGATATTTTAGGTTTACCAATGGTAATAAAAACTGCAAAGCAAGTTAGTGATTTAGATGAAGTAGTTATAGCAACAGACTCACAAGAAGTTATTAAATTAGCACAAGAACATGGATTTAAAGCCGTATTAACTTCAAGTGAGCACCAAAGTGGTACAGACAGAATAAATGAAGCAGCAAATATTTTGAATTTAGCTGAGGATGATATTATTATAAATGTGCAAGCAGATGAGCCATTTATAGAAACTAGTGTAATTGAAAAAGTTATAAATAGAGTTAAGCGTGTAAAAGAGAATAAAGAAGATATAATGATTGTAAGTTGTTATAAATCAATTAGTTCAGAGTTAGCAGATGACCCAAATCATGTTAAAGTAATTTTAGATGAACACTTAAATGCTATCTATTTTTCAAGAGCAAAAATACCATATCATAGAGACCACTATGAAAACTCTTCTTATAATGGACACTTGGGAATTTATGGTTTTACTAAAAAATCATTAAATAATTTTTGTAAGTTATCTACATCTAAATTAGAAAAAATAGAAAAATTAGAACAATTAAGAGCCTTGGATAATGGTAAAAATATAGCAATGGTAAAAGTTGAATCGAAGTCATTTGGTATTGATACTGAACAAGATTTAAGAAATGCTTTAAAAATTTTTGTAAATTAA